From Phoenix dactylifera cultivar Barhee BC4 unplaced genomic scaffold, palm_55x_up_171113_PBpolish2nd_filt_p 000873F, whole genome shotgun sequence:
atagatagacatgcaaatagatcgcGATCCTGATAACAAGAAAAGAAGACAAGGATAATGgcatgattttaaaattttattttatttttaattaatataaatatgatttttcttaacacagtagaacaaccgttatattacgGGCATTTGTataataacagagttttatgaggatatacatgtaaatattaattttgaaaagatatacatgtaaaatttgatatttagaaaaatatttatcaaaaaaaaacttagtataattttagcTTCCCTCCCTCGTCCATGGAGGATGGGGCCCGGCTCTCCAAGGCTTTGGTGGTCTTTTCAAGGCATGGGGATAACGCTATCGGAGACAAGACCTCTAACCCAAGGACCACAAGAGGGGAAGCATCTCATAGGAGAAGccaccaaaagaaaaatagatggGGAATGTTGGGGTTCCTTCCACATGATTGGCTATCAATGCACAAGAGGATCTTGGGCCTCTTAATGTGATTGCCACTCCCTCATATTTTATATCAGTTGATGTAAGAAGTGAATAGAAAACACCAGCCAGGAACTTGCAACAATTGAAGGAACACCCCTCTTTAAAATATTACTAACTTTTGAACTTTGGAGGGACTACTGTGCAGTCTTTGAATCCTAAAGCTCCATTAATTGCTAGGCATGAAGATATTTTATTTCTAAGGAAGGATGACATGTAAATGGTGAAACGGATTGAATGGCATCATATGTGGCTCATCATGCTGAGGATTACATCTGAGAGAGTCTATCATCCACTCCTTTTCAGCAACAAAATGTTTTGTATTTGGACTTTTTGGGTTCTATATGCATTAGAATGATAGGATTCACcctttccatcaaaaaaaaaaaagcgagaGAAATCTCATACCTTGGCGACTGAGGCGTAAGAAAGATTTGAATCATGACCTTTGCACTAAGAACAACCTCATACCTTGGCGACTGGGGCACGGGAGCACTGTCCTTGGAAATTGATGGGTACTCTTCAGGGCCCAGAAGAACCAACTCATTGGAATGAGAACTAGGACCACAAGAACATCCCGAGGAAGAGCAGATTGAATTTAGGGGCAGGCTTGATAGAGTAATTGGTTGGTTCTCCTAAATATCTCTCTTCAGTGGGTTGCACACTTGATCatgaataattttataaattaataaCATGCTGGAAGTTGTGATAGTAGGAATTGGATCCAATGGAATGGatatgagaattttttttttggcccctTCCTTAGATACTCCTGAACAATCTCCATTCAAAATAGAATCATccattttatttctaaattaACATCATGGGCTAAGCTTACATGATTTATTTGATCCTGCGCTCActtcaagttgtagaaagataaACTATATCCATTATAATACTGTAACAACTAAAACAAATAGTCCTTTCGTTATACGAGGATAgtgacagatttttttttttgtttgttttttgtttttttgaggttcttgagtgCAGCaccttataattataatatcaaTGTTCATATGTGACATCTCTTTGCCCACAGAGCTCGATTCAACAACATTTGTCACTAGATTGACCACTTGTATAATGAATCCTAACAAGCTTGTTTTAATTTCATGTTTTGGCCTCCCTTGATACCCAAGACAAACAAAACTGCGTACCAAATTATACAAGCTCAAAGGAGAAAGAAGCAAAAGTCATCACTTAGAAATGGAAAATACTTCCGGGTTCATTGGACTCACAAATACTGATTTAAGAACTCCACAATCGACGAACTGTTGAACCAAACTCTTCTTACCACATGGTAAGAAAATTGTTTGTATGCACGTAATGAGAAACTTGTAGCCTTACTCAAAATTACAAAGATAACATCACGTTTTTAGTTatctcaataaaaaaaaaaaaatcatgctttTATTATCTTGTCTTTCTTGGTTGTTTATTCAAAGAAGTTATTATAAACATGGTAAGAAGTTTGGGTTAATaagaaatgagattgcttttttTGTACATCTTACGAAGACCGGGAGAACAAACCGAACCGATAAAAGTAGAAATGTGAATGGTAGAGGAGACAAACCAAACTATACTCTCAAAGGgaataatttaaattaattttgataattTTGTTGACCATCAAAGCTTCACTCCCCGTTATGCATTTGTAAAAAGGATCAAGCTAGAGTATTAAGGCTAAGGTAAATAAGGAGAATCATGGACTTGATGGATAAAATCAAAGCTAATAAATTGTAAATTCATCAAGGGCACAATTTTCTCCCTTCTTTGAAAAAGGAAGAAATGCAAATCCATCAAGAAGTATGAGGTTATAAATTGAAACCTAATCTTTCTCAAAAGATAAGAGAAATCCAACTTCTTGTTGTCCCCAGCCCAATCCCATAAAAGCCAATTTTAGGGTTTTTGGAAACGGAATTCTATTTAAGCAAGAAGACTGACGTCCATATATCCGATGCAGGACTAAAAAGAAAAGAGTTTCAAAGGTTTTGAAATACTAAACATACAAGGGATCAGATGggttttttcatttttaaaatttaattttttttataagttAAAAACTGCAACATTTCGGGCATGACACACTCTTTTCATAGACATTGGTTGTGAGTCTTGGTGTTCATCCTAGGACTTTGAGTCCTCTTAGCTAGTTTCAAAATTCAACCAGATCTCAATACGTGAAGCAGGCTACATGCAGTCGAGATCATCTGTATTCCATTTCGAATTGTAGATAGCTGTCCTTGTGACACGTCTAGTCATTGACATATatgtcttttatttttctttcaaaaaagacaTCTGTCTTCTATATTCCACCATATATGTGTAAACTGTTGAAGCTTAAATAGGGACAGCTGGATGAGATTCATGAGGGCAAGGAATATGATGCTGCTATCTTGATCACAACTACACCTCACTTCTCCATGCGAACGATCAAACATGTATTTGTAATCAGAGGATTCCAACAATCAGGCTTTGCTCTATTGGTTGATAAAGTTGTAGCTTGTTTTGAAATGTGACAATCAAGTCAAGATGAAGATGATTTTCCATTTAGGTTAGCTCTATCGCTAAATTACCGGCAACTAAGATTAAACTACATTTTCCATTTATGAATTCTAGCAGGACCTGAAATTCAAGAAATTTGATGAAGGCGGGATCATCTAGTTCAACCTATTGGAGTGAAAACTACACTATTCATTGAGTGAATGATGATGGCAAATGAAGGAATATGGAATCGTTCGACCCTAATGGTATGCCTAGGTAGACCATGTGGACATGGCGAAGCATCTAGTTTTAACTAATTCATAATAGTGATGAAAAattgttccacaacaaaaaaaaaaaaaaactacacaaACAAATTGGGGATGATACTAGAATTCGGAGAACATGGCGAAAGGCAAGTTACACAAAATAGGGATATCAGGAATTCattacaaagaaaaattaaaaatagaaacaatttttttagaattttttaaattaattgttTAAATTTGTCGGAagtaaagaaacaaaaacctagattctcaaaaaagaaaatatttattcATAATCCAAAGTCCAACATAATGTTCTTAAGCCTAGGCGTGGCCCCAGCTCGATTTTAACTTATGCTTCGGGCTTTTGGGTGGACCTCGGCTTCATGAccattttcagtttttttccctaaaaaatactaaaaaatgttaaataaaaataactaaATATTGTCAGCAATCTACCACGTATCTATTATTCTATTAACTTTACATATCAACAAGAATTGCCAATTCAGTTTATAGGTATATCAAACATATACAAATAacacaagaaaaccaaaaaaaatgggCCGAGCGTAAACCTTTGGTTTGAGCCCACCCAAAATGCATCGGAATTAGGTTCGGGCATAGGTGGGCGGGGTGGGAAATCCGGCCCATGAACAAGTCTAAGGTGAGGGCAGGAATTGAATCCCGCCCCAAATGTTCGGGCTTAAACATGTCAAGAAGGTTGTCCGGCCCGTGAACAAATCTAAGATGAGAGCAGGAATTGCATCGAAGTCTTTTGTACCAACTCCCAAAGATTTATCATCTTTACTAATTGTCACCCTCAAGTTAAACTTAAACATAGCATCCACATTCGAATAAACTCCATAATATTGTGATAATTGGCTCCACAAAATTCATCTAATGCTCTCCAGTTTTTGCAAACTGTGTGTATCCCACTTTATCAACAGTTTAACACTCTCAAACCTATGagattgaaatgtgattattgTTCCTattcaattctttttttttaaaaaaaaagttatgatTACTGCCCAACACCCCTAAATACCCTAACATTAGAGCAGGCTGCTATCCCCCATCCACAgtagagaaaaggaaaaagcaaacaaaagtaaaaaaaataatgaggaGAAAGCGAGCTAGCCGGCAGGAGTACCTTCTGCAGATATATGACTCTTGTTCAGTAGATGTGTCACTGTGGATCTAATTTGGTGGCAATGGCAATAGTTGTAACAATTCAGGACCTTATCCAAAttggctagctggaaggtattatttgggttcttgatcatgtataagtatccaagatctatccagcaaataaccgatgtaggactaaatacatgttCGCACAAATTCTCACAATACTACTCCGAGGAGAACACATACGCACAAAGTACGTCTCCCTTAGTTACTTGCACACACACGAGAAAAAAACACTCGGTGGCAACGGACGTATAGcaaaagaaaatgttaattctcaactaaaaggaagaaaagaatagaTGTTTTAATAGAAAGATCTCTGGCTGAAGCTGGAGTACTGCCCCGCTCCTTGGTCAGAGAACGATAGATGAAAGAGATGACTCTACCCTTGGTTAATTTGTTAAGGTCGACACTCTTGTACGAATTCATTGAACTAGGCTTGATCTTAAGGTATCGGGTTAAGGACAGAGATTCCCAGATCtatgaataaaaaatttaaaaagaagaagaagagaggaagcaaTAGCTAAGAGAGGTTTGAAGATTCCATGACTTGGGAGTCGCATTCATGTCGGCAGATCTCCATGCTTGTTGATTTGTTTGATACATCAATACATAGGTTTACGCTCACCATATTAAATAGAATTTCTGTTGTAACTTGTTGCTGTAGCTGATCTAAAATAATCCAGTTCTATTCAAATCAAAGTTATTTAGATCAAATTTATCTAGATCAGACTTGCAGGTTTCAACTGCAATTGCAATTGCTATTGAGGTTTTTTGGTCCTTGTCCAGGAGAGAAACAAGGAGCTCGCTTGTTGTGCCATAGAGGATGTGCCGGCCTATTTgttgttgcatttttttttaattgcactCAAGCCAATAGCACCAGGATATTACACTTAGAAGAGAATCACAGTCTTCTCTCAATTTTCTGTTAATGTTTTCTTCATGTCATATTATCCATCAAATTATGTTGTGGGAGGCCCTCTGGATATGTATACATCTCTTGAAAGGAGCCCAGCCTTCATGGATGTGCTGCAAAATTGGCACTTTGTTGGCGCAGGCATATTCCTTTTGACTGGACTGTTACCTAATAGAATTTTTTCCTTCTGGTTGCTATCTAACTGAAGATTTGCACCAAAATTAAGCAGGGTTGGGTATGGCTCAAACAAATCCTAGCCGCACTTAGTACGACATACTTGAATAACTAGACTCTGTATAATTGtcatttccaaaaagaaaatacaGACTTGTACTCTGTGCCCTGGCCAGATGCAATACGTGCAATAAAGTAGTTAAACAAAAGATAACATATCCATATTTTGGCTACCAATAACAGAATGAGAGAGGGTGGCAACCACATCTCCTTTCATATATCCCCTTTATgatgcacttttttttttttttttcaagaagtaGGATGGTGAAATCCCACCCAAAATCAAGATTAGATATACTTGGCCTAAGTTTACAGAAATATCAAACATAAACAAATAACATAAGGGAAAAAAGAAGGGACCAAGTCTAAACCTTCGGCCCGAGCCCACTTAAAGTGCTTCGGGCTTAAGTGGGCAGGGTGGGACATCTAGCCCATGCGTAGTTCTAAGGTGAGCGCAAGAACTAAATAGTGCTCAAAATACTTCGGGCTTGAGTAAGTCAGGTAGGTTGTCCAGCTTGTGAACAGATCTAAGATAAGGGCAGgaattggattcaagtcttTTATACCAACTTCCAAAGAGTTCATCACTTTTACTAATTAGCACTTTGAGGTCAAACTTACACATAGCATTCACATTCAAATGAACTCCATAATATTGTGATAATGGGGTCCACAAAATTCATCTAATGCTCTCCAGTTTTTGCAAACCGTGTGTGTCCCACTTTATCAACAGCTTAACACTAGCTCAAGCCTACCagattgaaatgtgattattgttgctgttcaattttttttttttttttaattttgattgcTGCCCAAGACCCCAAAATACGCCAACATCAGGGTGGACATCTATCCCCCATCCATGGTGGTAGGAAAACAAAGAAGGAGAGAGCAGGCTAGCTGGCGCGCTCGGCACGTCGGTGGTTTAAAAAATCTATGAAGTCACCTCACCTCCCGCAGATATATGACCATAGTTCTAAGCATACAGTAGATGTATGACTGTAGATTCAACTTGGTGGCAATGGTAATACTACTTGGGGGAGAACCTTACTTCCTCAgttacttcaaaaaaaaattttctttttttgcatgtatagtctcctaaatatataaaattgcataaatattttcataaaattactatttacatgtatatccttctttttttttgtatatgtaTCTGTACCAACTAAAGTTGTTAAAAAATAAACGGCTTAAAACTAAAATGACTAAATACCCTTATGGGtagatatgaaaaaaaaaattataagagtatgcatgcaaatagtaattttatgagggtattcatGTAATTTCTCATAATTAGAAATGTATATAAAGTACCTATGCGGCCCTCCCTCATAGCGGGTAATACCTCGTAATGGGAGCCGTCCATTTCCGTGTTCTAACAGTTGGTGCTTTCGTTGAGAGCCCCGCCGAAACTTTCCCGCACGACCCTTCCTATTGAGGGGGTACTGTTGGGGGGCGGATGGGGCAGGGACCACTTTAGTCCCATACTGCTTGAGTAGCGAAAAAAGGTTGTGCTTATAAGGGTCTCATTCCCTTTCCTTTGAGATGGACAAAACCGTGTCGGGGCCAAGCCTCTTAAGGGGACGCACGATGCGTCGTGCACGAACGCACATGACGTCCGCCCCCAAAGAGGATAATACTACATTCTCTATGGGCTGAGCTGCTCCAACACTCTCTCATCAGATAGGGCCTCTTGAAAAGGGACAAAACCTTAAGGTTAAGTACCTACGCGGACCTCCAAAGAGGACAATACGAAACGATTACGCACTCTACCGACTGAGTTACGAAAGCCAGCGTGTACCTCTAACTGAGAGGGCCCCTTTGGTAGCGGCAAAACTCGCACCGAAGGGACAAAATCGTGCGGGGGTGAAGTACCTACGCGGCCCTCCTCCAGAGCGGACAATTCTTCGTAACGGAGGCCGTCCATTTCCATGCTCTAACAGTATACATTCAAAAATTCGATTAAAAAAAGGATTAAAACTCGgttggaatttactaagtctttaATGATTCACTTAAATCGATAAGTCAAAAAGATGTTGAGCCATATTGTCAGTCTTCTTTTTTAAGATTATGACTCGGTTAAATTGGAATATTAGGTAATCATTTTGGTATGCCATCTTCTATTTGatttgatataattataattattgaatttatgatatctacatattcttcattatttttaaaagattaaagcatatcaaatttaaattaattatagatgtttagattagtaaaatatattttagtGATTTGCAAATATTGAGTTATTGTATTTTTTTGATGTGAGAGTTTTGTAAAAGTAGTATGATTCATTTTATAAGGGTTGATGTTAAAATAAGATCATGGGGCATGAtaatattaatctttttctgcaaacttttttttattaagaacaactgaattatttttactaaattttaatcattttttattatatttttttaagtgtATACCCTCTTAAATATGCGTAATTACTTGAATATTCTagcaaagttgctatttgcatatgtatttttataaaattttttttatatatctacATGCAAGAGTATTTTAgccatttcaaatttaaattatttattttttaatggctCAGATGGTatgggtatatatatatatatatataaaaggtgtacaaataaaataatttttttataaagatatatataaatagtaattttatgaaaatatttttataattttataaattttaaagaGGATAGacgtaaaagaaagaaaactcaaaaaaatataaaaaattaaattctcAACAGAACGACAGATGACTCCACCCTTGGTTTGTAAAGGAAGACAGTCTTGTACGAATTCATTGAACTGCTAAAGGTCTGAGGATGAGGACAGAGATTCccaaaaatatgaataaaaaattagaaaaataggAGAGGAGGCAATAATTGGGAGAGGATTGGAGATTCCCTGACTTCGGAGTCGCGTTCATGTCGGCAGATGTCTATCGGATGGTATTTAAATATGACTGTGAACTGTGAAGTTTGTCCAAATACTGgcattgccaaaaaaaaataataaattccaCAACAACCATTGGGCTAGAAAACAGAGCTGTTGACCGCTTCTCCTGCAACCGCATGTTCCTTTGGACTAAAAAACAGGGGAGCATATACTTGACCACCAAGGCAGGGAAGGGTCTGCTTCCGCATCCACTTTCCTCTTTCCTCAAACCTTCTCGCCATGAATCTCGTTCCTATGAGCGTAATCCTTCAATTCTTTGCCCCATACTGGAACTATCTAGGGCAGCCCATTCTAGAAGCTGCTGATGTTGCAGGGAAGCTGATACCTCTCGTGGAAGCTCTTATTCCGCACATCAGATATCTCAGCACGAGTGGAGAAAAGGTGAAAGCTCTAACCGACGCCATGGATAAATTGAAAGCTACGAGGGCTGGCATCGTCGAAGATATCAAAATCGCCGAGAGAGAAGGGAGCAAGCGCACTCGGGAAGTCAAAGTCTGGCTCAAGAGGGTGAAAGCGGAAGCAGGTGAAGTGGCCAAAATAAAAGTAGCCTgccggaagaggaagagggtgtTGGGAGTCCCCCTCAACTGGGTCTCGAGCTACAAAGACGGCGAGAGAGCCACGAAGAAGGCTAAGGTGGTGGAGGAGCTGCAAACTGAAGCACGTTCTATCGTCGTCGCGAGGAGGTTGCCGCCGGCGTCGGTCCAGGAGATGCCTCCAATTCCCGGGTTGGTAGCAATTGAGTCAACTGTGAACGAAGTCCTGCTCCGCCTTGATGATGATAGCGTCGGTATCATCGCGATTTGGGGCATGGGAGGGGTAGGCAAAACCACTCTCCTGAGCCGCGTCAACAACAGTTTCCTCCCCGGTAGCGACAGGAGCTCGGAGTTCGGCCATGTGATATGGACGGTGGCTTCCAAAGAGTGTACTCTGGAGAAGCTTCAGAAGGGAATAGCCCAAAAATTGGGACTGAATCTGGAGGCCCACCGACAGCCAGCGAACACGGTCCTCTTCGAGTACCTTAAGAGCAAGAACTTCCTGCTGCTGCTGGATGACCTGTGGAGAGGCTTCGAGCTGGAGGATGTGGGGATCCCGCGTCCCGGCACTGGAGGATATCAATATAAGCGCAAAGTCATGCTCACTACCAGATCGCAGGACGTCTGCAGCAAAATGAGCGCGGACGTCCAGATCAAGATGAACTGCTTGGAGCAGCCAGAGGCGCTGGATCTGTTCAAATTTCATGTCGGTGATCAGACCCTCGGCTCTCACCCTGACATACCTGATCTTGCAGGAGAGGTTGCGAAGGAGTGCAGCGGCTTGCCGCTTGCCCTCAAGACCATAGGAAGGGCCATGCGCGACCGGAGGGAACCAGTATACTGGAGGCACGTAATCGAGCTGCTGAAGGACTCTAAGCATGCTGAGATCCAGGAAATGGAGATCCTACCGGAGGAGGGTGAAGAAAGAGATTTGTTTCGCATATTAAAGCTCAGCTATGATAGCTTGCGTGATGACACGACGAGGCAATGCTTCTTGTCCTGTTGCTTGTGGCCCGAAGACTATCATATTAGGAAAGATGAACTTATAGAATGTTGGATGGGTCTAGGCTTAATCGATGAATCACGTGGGAACTTGTCCTGGGGTCACGAATACATTAGAATCCTGGAAGGAGTGTGCTTGCTGGAGCCTAGTGAATATGAAGGGAGGGTGAAAATGCATGACGTTATTCGAGACTTAGCACTATGGATCGCTTCCGACTGCgggcagaaaaagaataaatggTTGGTTCAAGCTGGTGTTGGTCTGAAGGAAGCAATAGATGTGAAACAGAAATGGGTTGAAGCTGAAGCAACAGAAAGAATATCGCTAATGCGTAATCTTATAGAAATATTGCCCCAATACCTTCCTCATCGCCCGAGTCTCAAAGTCTTCATGCTCCAGAGGAACATGTCTCTTAGATGGATCCCACCTGACCTTTTCCAATGCATGCCTGCTCTAACTTACCTAGATCTATCCCATACCAAGTTGGAGGAGTTACCGAAAGAGATTGGTAGACTAGTTCAGTTGCAGTATCTTAATTTATCTTCTACATATATCAAAGCATTGCCAAAGGAGCTAGCATGTCTTAAAGAGATGAAGTACTTGCTACTGAGCTTTGTACATTCTTCTCCCTTGAGAATACCTCGTGGTGCGATATCAAATCTTTCTAAACTGCGGCTGCTTGATCTCTATGCAACCAAGAAGGTAGACTGGCAAGTTGAAGGTGGCAGAGGTCGTGGTAATAAAGAGAACACAGCAAGTTTGGAAGAGCTGGAAGAACTGAACTCAAAGGTGATGTTGTCGACAACTCTTGGAATTACGGTAAATTCAGTGCCGGCCCTCGAAACGCTCTCCAGGTTTGACAACGTAGTTACCCGGGACCTCTACCTTTGCATAAGGAGGATGAGCATCCCGGCATC
This genomic window contains:
- the LOC103700486 gene encoding probable disease resistance protein At5g63020, whose product is MNLVPMSVILQFFAPYWNYLGQPILEAADVAGKLIPLVEALIPHIRYLSTSGEKVKALTDAMDKLKATRAGIVEDIKIAEREGSKRTREVKVWLKRVKAEAGEVAKIKVACRKRKRVLGVPLNWVSSYKDGERATKKAKVVEELQTEARSIVVARRLPPASVQEMPPIPGLVAIESTVNEVLLRLDDDSVGIIAIWGMGGVGKTTLLSRVNNSFLPGSDRSSEFGHVIWTVASKECTLEKLQKGIAQKLGLNLEAHRQPANTVLFEYLKSKNFLLLLDDLWRGFELEDVGIPRPGTGGYQYKRKVMLTTRSQDVCSKMSADVQIKMNCLEQPEALDLFKFHVGDQTLGSHPDIPDLAGEVAKECSGLPLALKTIGRAMRDRREPVYWRHVIELLKDSKHAEIQEMEILPEEGEERDLFRILKLSYDSLRDDTTRQCFLSCCLWPEDYHIRKDELIECWMGLGLIDESRGNLSWGHEYIRILEGVCLLEPSEYEGRVKMHDVIRDLALWIASDCGQKKNKWLVQAGVGLKEAIDVKQKWVEAEATERISLMRNLIEILPQYLPHRPSLKVFMLQRNMSLRWIPPDLFQCMPALTYLDLSHTKLEELPKEIGRLVQLQYLNLSSTYIKALPKELACLKEMKYLLLSFVHSSPLRIPRGAISNLSKLRLLDLYATKKVDWQVEGGRGRGNKENTASLEELEELNSKVMLSTTLGITVNSVPALETLSRFDNVVTRDLYLCIRRMSIPASIQLTPSIIKTQLGSLKMLKSLQNLTIARSESLVELEVDGEDRDHDMDWRLPHLDDLHFWGLKKLKVVRVSISDFLPQLRSVTIEECPELENANWVLLLPRLETLRIRICGKMQRVIDDSVGNHVGYNLAPAFRCLTTLSLYRLWRLTSICNEAISFPSLEIIEIISCDELKQLPVKIMGSNLREIRGSNRWWQSLQWQDENMKASFLPYFR